The following are encoded together in the Fundulus heteroclitus isolate FHET01 chromosome 19, MU-UCD_Fhet_4.1, whole genome shotgun sequence genome:
- the foxa2 gene encoding forkhead box protein A2 — MMLGAVKMEGHEHTDWSAYYGEPECYTSVGNMNTGLGMNSMNTYMSMSGMSTTANMTANSMNMSYVNTGMSPSMTGMSPGTGAMNGMGAGMTAMSAALSPSMSPMTAQPASMNALTSYTNMNAMSPIYGQSNINRSRDPKTYRRSYTHAKPPYSYISLITMAIQQSPSKMLTLAEIYQWIMDLFPFYRQNQQRWQNSIRHSLSFNDCFLKVPRSPDKPGKGSFWTLHPDSGNMFENGCYLRRQKRFKCEKKMSLKDGGRKSGDGGSSNSSSESCNGNESPHSNSSSGDHKRSLSDMKGSQALSPEHVAAAAAAAAAAAAASPVSQGQHLMSQHHSVLAHDAHLKPEHHYSFNHPFSINNLMSSEQQHHHKMDLKTYEQVMHYSGYGSPMAGALSMGSMAGKAGLDSASIPDTSYYQGVYSRPIMNSS; from the exons ATGATGCTTGGAGCAGTTAAAATGGAAGGACACGAACATACCGACTGGAGCGCCTACTACGGAGAGCCCGAG TGTTACACCTCGGTTGGCAACATGAACACCGGCCTGGGAATGAACTCCATGAATACCTACATGAGCATGTCCGGCATGAGCACCACGGCCAACATGACGGCCAACTCCATGAACATGTCCTACGTCAACACCGGCATGAGCCCTTCCATGACGGGCATGTCGCCGGGCACCGGAGCGATGAACGGTATGGGCGCGGGCATGACGGCCATGAGCGCAGCGCTGAGCCCGAGCATGAGCCCCATGACCGCGCAGCCCGCCTCCATGAACGCCCTCACGTCGTACACCAACATGAACGCAATGAGCCCCATTTACGGACAGTCCAACATCAACAGATCCAGAGACCCCAAGACTTACCGCCGGAGCTACACGCACGCCAAACCCCCCTACTCCTACATCTCCCTCATCACCATGGCCATCCAGCAGTCTCCCAGCAAGATGCTGACGCTGGCAGAGATCTACCAGTGGATAATGGACCTGTTCCCCTTTTACCGACAGAACCAGCAGCGCTGGCAGAACTCCATCCGCCACTCTCTGTCGTTTAATGACTGTTTCCTCAAAGTGCCCCGGTCGCCCGACAAACCCGGCAAGGGTTCCTTTTGGACTCTCCACCCGGACTCCGGGAACATGTTCGAGAACGGCTGCTACCTGAGGAGGCAGAAGCGCTTCAAGTGCGAGAAGAAGATGTCGCTGAAGGACGGCGGGCGAAAGTCGGGAGACGGCGGCTCCTCCAACAGCAGCTCGGAGAGCTGCAACGGCAACGAGTCGCCGCATTCCAACTCCTCCTCCGGCGACCACAAAAGGTCCCTGTCGGACATGAAGGGGAGCCAGGCCCTGAGCCCGGAGCAcgtcgccgcggccgccgcagcagccgccgccgccgccgccgcgtcGCCGGTGTCGCAGGGGCAGCACCTCATGTCGCAGCATCACTCCGTCCTGGCGCACGACGCTCACCTAAAGCCGGAGCACCACTACTCGTTCAACCACCCGTTCTCCATCAATAACCTCATGTCCTCGGAGCAGCAGCATCATCACAAAATGGACCTGAAAACGTACGAGCAGGTGATGCACTACTCCGGGTACGGGTCCCCGATGGCCGGGGCGCTTTCTATGGGCTCCATGGCGGGGAAAGCCGGCCTGGACTCCGCGTCTATACCCGACACGTCTTACTACCAGGGCGTCTATTCCAGGCCGATCATGAACTCCTCATAA